The DNA region CAGCAAAAATAATGCATTTCCCTGAACTTATCTTATCCCATCAGAGCATATTCCAAGGTGGGGGGCGATTATCCTCCTTATATCTCTCTGGATGATGTTGAGCCCCCTCCCTGCATCAACAATGTAAAATTCATTTTTATCGGCGAGTTCAAGGTACCTCTCCCTGACACGTGAAAGAAATGAGGGATCCTCGAATTCATCGGTACCGCCACATCTCTCCATTGCCAGTTCAACATCAAGGTCAAGTAGTATAACTATATCAGGCTGTGGTGCAAACCTGTTTATCTCAGAAACCCATTCAGCAGGTTCCTGGTAAACCATGCTGGAATAGTAACACCTGTCGCTCACCACAACACTTCCACTCCATTCCCCCTCTATTTTGCCCCTGAGGGTCAGGCGGTCCGCAGCAAAGAGTAGTGCCAGCATCCTCTGCCCATCAGGGGTCCTAGCATCGGGACTGGAGAGCATCTCCCTTATGATGCCCCCTATCCTGGAGTCTGTTGGTTCCCTAACATTAAAGACCCTGTATCCGTTTTCCCTGAGCCACTCCGCGGTGAGGACGGAATGTGTCGTCTTACCTGACCCATCAATTCCCTCAAAGCATATGTACATAGAGATTAATCTATCGCTGAAGGTAAAATATCTTCCCCTTGCGTTGAAATCATGACATGGAATCATAACATAAGTTTATAATGCTTTAGATACAGAATTATACTATTAATTTTATTATAGAGGTGGAACATGTCAAAAGCCAAGGTCATGGTGGTTGAGGATGAGAGCATAGTTGCCATTGATATAAGCCAGCGCCTTGAATCCCTGGGTTACCAGGTTACAGCCACAGTTTCCACCGGTGAAAAGGCCGTTGAAATGGCTGAAAAAACAAGGCCAGACATCATACTGATGGATATTGTCCTCAAGGGGGACATGGATGGTATAGAGGCTGCTGAGGAGATAACCAGAAGGATGAAGGTTCCAATAATCTATATAACCGCCTATTCAGACGAAGAAACCCTCAAAAGGGCCAAGATAACAGGGCCCTTTGGATACATAATAAAGCCCTTTGAGGACCGGGAACTCCACAGCGTCATAGAGGTCGCCCTCCACAAACACCAGCTTGAGAGGCGGCTTGCAGAGAACGATGAACTCTTCAGGGCCATACTCTCATCAATAAGGGATATACTGTTCACTGCCGACAGTGATGAAAGGTTAACCATGATATCACCCGGACCGCTTGCAGAATACGGCCTTGATGCAGATGAAGTTCAGGGTAAAAAGGTCAGCGAGGTTTTCGGTGACAGGATTCACAGCGAAATGATTGAAAGGGCACTCAATGGGGAAACAGTTAGCTATGAGTGGGTCTGGGAGCCCATGGATAACTCTCATTTTGAAACAACCCTATCCCCCCTCCGTGACTTTGAGGGCAATATAAAGGGGGTTGTGGGTGTCCACAGGGATGTCACCGAAAAGGAACTTGCAAGAAGGGCGCTTGAAAGGGAGACTGCCATAAACAAAAGCCTTGCAGAGATATCAAAGAAACTCCTATCACCAATGTCACTCGAGGAGATATCTGCGAGCATAATTGAAAGGGCTAAAAAACTGACAGGCAGCAGATACTGCATGGCTGGCTTCTTTGAATCAGATGGTAGCCTGAGGAATTACTTCCCATCAGAGGAGGTGGGGGAGGAGTGTCATGTGGACGCTGAATCCACTGAAATGGGTGGTCTCTGGAATCTTGTGCTCAGGAAAAGGGAACCGGTTCTTGTAAATGACCCCCCCTCACACCCTGAATCCACTGGGGTTCCTGAGGGCCACATTGAAATAAGGAACTTTCTGGCATGCCCCGCGCTGCTCAATGATGAGCTTGTGGGAATACTGGCAGTTTCAGGAAAGGATGGGGACTACGATGAAAGGGATCTTGAGGTAATGGAGCGCCTTGCAGATATATATGCAATCGCGATTCACAGAAAAATTGAAGAGGACCGTGTCAGGGCCAGTGAGGAGAGGAACAGGGCCCTTGTACAGAAATTCCTCAAGATAGTTACCGAGGTCCTTGAGGAGATAAAATAAATCCTTATTCTGTTTGGAGGTAACAGTACTTGGAAATCCCGGAACTCCTTGCACCCGCAGGTTCACCTGATTCCTTCAGGGTCGCCATCAATGCAGGGGCCGATGCAGTTTACCTCTCAGGTAAGGACTTCGGTGCACGGCACTATGCAGAGAACTTCAGCCTGCAGGAGATTCATGAGGCGGTGG from Methanothermobacter sp. includes:
- the tmk gene encoding dTMP kinase, which codes for MYICFEGIDGSGKTTHSVLTAEWLRENGYRVFNVREPTDSRIGGIIREMLSSPDARTPDGQRMLALLFAADRLTLRGKIEGEWSGSVVVSDRCYYSSMVYQEPAEWVSEINRFAPQPDIVILLDLDVELAMERCGGTDEFEDPSFLSRVRERYLELADKNEFYIVDAGRGLNIIQRDIRRIIAPHLGICSDGIR
- a CDS encoding GAF domain-containing protein; the encoded protein is MSKAKVMVVEDESIVAIDISQRLESLGYQVTATVSTGEKAVEMAEKTRPDIILMDIVLKGDMDGIEAAEEITRRMKVPIIYITAYSDEETLKRAKITGPFGYIIKPFEDRELHSVIEVALHKHQLERRLAENDELFRAILSSIRDILFTADSDERLTMISPGPLAEYGLDADEVQGKKVSEVFGDRIHSEMIERALNGETVSYEWVWEPMDNSHFETTLSPLRDFEGNIKGVVGVHRDVTEKELARRALERETAINKSLAEISKKLLSPMSLEEISASIIERAKKLTGSRYCMAGFFESDGSLRNYFPSEEVGEECHVDAESTEMGGLWNLVLRKREPVLVNDPPSHPESTGVPEGHIEIRNFLACPALLNDELVGILAVSGKDGDYDERDLEVMERLADIYAIAIHRKIEEDRVRASEERNRALVQKFLKIVTEVLEEIK